The proteins below come from a single Corylus avellana chromosome ca3, CavTom2PMs-1.0 genomic window:
- the LOC132175932 gene encoding uncharacterized protein LOC132175932 — MSSSATGVEPEAPDLVCQLDNVQGMVDALTAVRWKRLQDAIVELSEHGVVFIVEETGCLQAKVYLQRELFIRYEYGAQGRPRFGVSLGLLVDCLNTFSVPGRSTMIEIRYPGPDMQLLLKSVDSLDACIYAEIRTRIPDTISWDYNFEPAGSTPLSFTVKSAALKEAIDDLEWPGSSIQIMLQPVPPSVTFKGEGHGDLQIDFMYYVNTDLLTAFSCDRQVSYRYKYKFLRATTSNIPSSVIKDNRGSKVTMGRGGMLKVQHLVSVARTSVSHPHIDSAGYQQPSRIAYIEFFVKPEEDEDTVND, encoded by the exons atgagCTCGTCGGCGACGGGGGTAGAGCCCGAAGCCCCTGATCTGGTGTGCCAGCTGGACAACGTCCAGGGCATGGTCGATGCCCTCACCGCCGTCCGATGGAAACGCCTCCAG GACGCAATCGTGGAATTGTCAGAACACGGCGTCGTATTCATTGTGGAGGAAACCGGCTGTCTTCAGGCCAAAGTCTATCTTCAGCGCGAG CTTTTCATTCGTTACGAGTACGGCGCGCAAGGGCGGCCCCGGTTTGGTGTGAGCTTGGGCCTCTTGGTGGATTGCTTGAACACATTTTCGGTTCCGGGTCGTTCTACCATGATTGAAATTCGATATCCCGGACCTGATATGCAGCTCCTTCTCAA GTCTGTTGATTCCCTGGATGCTTGCATTTATGCGGAGATCAGGACAAGAATCCCTGACACAATTTCATGGGACTACAATTTTGAACCTGCTGGAAGCACGCCACTCAGTTTTACTGTTAAG TCCGCTGCGTTGAAGGAAGCTATTGATGATCTTGAATGGCCTGGATCAAGCATTCAGATCATGCTACAACCAGTTCCTCCTTCTGTCACCTTTAAAGGTGAAGGCCATGGAGACTTGCAG ATAGACTTCATGTATTATGTGAATACTGATCTCTTGACCGCATTTAGCTGTGATCGTCAAGTTTCTTATAG GTACAAATACAAGTTCCTTCGAGCAACAACTTCAAATATACCCAGCAGCGTTATTAAAGATAACAGAGGAAGCAAGGTGACTATGGGGCGAGGTGGAATGCTGAAAGTTCAGCACCTGGTTTCAGTTGCAAGAACATCCGTTTCTCACCCACACATTGATTCTGCTGGCTATCAGCAACCCAGCCGAATTGCTTACATCGAGTTCTTTGTGAAAcctgaggaagatgaagacacTGTAAATGATTGA